A window from Actinomycetes bacterium encodes these proteins:
- a CDS encoding signal peptidase I — MTALVLMVTAVSVGLVLMYAGGLPLSPQLTIVSGESMEPTMHTGDLLLTRSSDNYSVGEQVVYRVPKGQPGEGSSVVHRVVGNDENGYLMQGDNNSFRDPWRPSDQDIVGTRVLLVPKLGWVLAYLAQPVVVAALMGGLLTGTMTFSSLSSREENDEGSSEPDGDQADRQVIDLRATQHHDEQTATARDDRDVAQPDPVIDLRATQHHDEQTATARDDRDAAQPDPVIDLTSGSTAKEPVAPDAAESAEPDRRGPGGAQSHQPEDTPDQGGA, encoded by the coding sequence GTGACCGCATTGGTCCTCATGGTCACGGCGGTCAGCGTCGGGCTCGTTCTGATGTACGCAGGAGGGCTTCCGCTGAGCCCCCAGCTGACCATCGTCTCCGGAGAGAGCATGGAACCAACCATGCACACGGGAGACCTCCTGCTCACCAGGTCAAGCGACAACTACTCCGTCGGGGAACAGGTCGTCTACCGGGTTCCCAAGGGTCAACCGGGAGAAGGCAGCTCGGTCGTTCACCGAGTTGTCGGCAACGATGAGAACGGCTACTTGATGCAGGGCGACAACAACTCGTTCCGTGACCCCTGGAGACCTTCGGACCAGGACATCGTGGGAACTCGGGTTCTGCTTGTTCCCAAGCTTGGCTGGGTCTTGGCATACCTGGCCCAACCGGTCGTCGTCGCTGCCCTCATGGGCGGCCTCCTCACAGGAACAATGACGTTCTCCTCCCTGTCGAGCAGGGAGGAGAACGACGAGGGTTCATCAGAGCCCGATGGCGACCAGGCCGACCGACAGGTAATCGACCTGCGAGCAACCCAGCACCACGATGAGCAGACCGCGACAGCTCGGGACGACCGCGACGTTGCCCAGCCCGACCCGGTGATCGACCTGCGAGCAACCCAGCACCACGATGAACAGACCGCGACGGCTCGGGACGACCGCGACGCTGCCCAACCCGACCCGGTGATCGACCTGACGTCTGGGTCCACCGCCAAGGAACCCGTTGCGCCTGACGCGGCCGAGTCGGCCGAGCCGGATCGTCGGGGCCCCGGCGGCGCGCAGTCCCACCAGCCAGAAGACACCCCTGACCAAGGTGGTGCCTAG
- a CDS encoding DUF3556 domain-containing protein has translation MGFIQPNLPVVDHDTWDHESRQERMKPMARHFAEHGFGSPDVIVLFYFVKIAFYVLIGWLMVLSTPGIDGIFDPAGWWANPAAFYKFVLWTMLFEVLGLGCGFGPLNLRFIPPMGSFLYWLRPGTIRLPPFRGRVPLTGGDSRTVMDVVLYAGFVVSLFVAMWGALPQSQVAVVLGFLVLIGLRDQVIFLAARAEVYGPLALTYLFAVSDQVFAAKLVMVAIWWGAALSKCNSHFPFVVSGMMSNSPFWRFGGMKKKLHKDFPDDLRPSRLASGLAHGGTVVEFVAPAVLLFSNGGWITTTAAVVMILFHLSIISSFPMGVPLEWNVFMIWGVFTLFLAHPGIDLAAVSNPWLIASMMAVILFFVIYGNFVPDKVSFLPSMRYYAGNWATTFWCFKGDAIDRFDENVVKASLMPHQQLEQVYGSEQEASIPLFMGYAFRGFYTHGRALWTLVPRACEGDDEDYLVLDGELVAGTALGWNFGDGHLHDEQLIGALQRRCNFEPGDVRIVLMESQPFHDRTQQYRLVDAATGEFERGYVKVDDLVDCQPTDNNVPIHVTSGADQS, from the coding sequence ATGGGATTCATCCAGCCGAACCTGCCGGTCGTGGACCACGACACCTGGGATCACGAGAGCCGCCAGGAGCGGATGAAGCCGATGGCCCGGCACTTCGCCGAGCACGGCTTCGGCTCACCCGACGTCATCGTGCTCTTCTACTTCGTGAAGATCGCGTTCTACGTCCTGATCGGCTGGCTGATGGTGCTGTCGACTCCGGGCATCGACGGGATCTTCGACCCCGCCGGCTGGTGGGCCAACCCGGCGGCGTTCTACAAGTTCGTGCTGTGGACGATGCTGTTCGAGGTGCTGGGTCTCGGCTGCGGGTTCGGTCCGCTCAACCTGCGGTTCATTCCACCCATGGGGTCGTTCCTCTACTGGTTGCGGCCCGGCACGATCCGGCTCCCGCCGTTCAGGGGCCGTGTTCCGCTCACCGGTGGCGATTCCCGGACCGTCATGGACGTGGTGCTCTACGCCGGGTTCGTCGTTTCTCTGTTCGTGGCGATGTGGGGTGCCCTCCCGCAATCGCAGGTAGCGGTGGTGCTCGGGTTCCTGGTCCTCATTGGACTACGTGACCAGGTGATCTTCCTCGCTGCTCGCGCCGAGGTGTACGGGCCGTTGGCGCTCACGTACCTCTTCGCTGTGAGCGACCAGGTGTTCGCTGCGAAGCTGGTGATGGTGGCCATCTGGTGGGGAGCGGCTCTGTCGAAGTGCAACAGCCATTTCCCGTTCGTCGTCTCCGGCATGATGAGCAACAGCCCGTTCTGGCGCTTCGGCGGCATGAAGAAGAAGCTCCACAAGGACTTCCCCGACGATCTGCGGCCATCCAGGTTGGCGTCGGGTCTGGCACACGGCGGCACTGTCGTGGAGTTCGTCGCCCCAGCAGTTCTGCTGTTCAGCAACGGCGGCTGGATCACCACGACCGCCGCGGTCGTGATGATCCTGTTCCACCTCAGCATCATCTCCAGCTTCCCGATGGGTGTGCCACTGGAGTGGAACGTGTTCATGATCTGGGGCGTCTTCACACTCTTCCTCGCCCACCCCGGAATCGATCTGGCGGCCGTTTCCAACCCGTGGCTGATCGCGTCGATGATGGCCGTGATCCTGTTCTTCGTGATCTACGGCAACTTCGTGCCCGACAAGGTCTCCTTCCTGCCGTCGATGCGCTACTACGCAGGCAACTGGGCCACCACCTTCTGGTGCTTCAAGGGTGATGCCATCGATCGCTTCGACGAGAACGTCGTCAAGGCGTCGCTGATGCCGCACCAGCAACTCGAGCAGGTGTACGGCAGCGAGCAGGAGGCGTCGATCCCACTGTTCATGGGTTACGCATTCCGCGGCTTCTACACGCACGGCAGGGCCCTGTGGACCCTTGTGCCAAGGGCGTGCGAGGGCGATGACGAGGACTATCTGGTGCTCGATGGCGAGCTGGTGGCGGGCACGGCCCTCGGCTGGAACTTCGGCGATGGCCACCTCCACGACGAACAGCTGATCGGGGCGCTCCAGCGACGATGCAACTTCGAGCCCGGTGACGTACGGATCGTCTTGATGGAATCGCAGCCCTTCCATGACCGCACCCAGCAGTACCGACTCGTGGATGCCGCCACCGGCGAGTTCGAACGCGGCTACGTCAAGGTCGATGACCTCGTCGACTGCCAGCCGACCGACAACAACGTGCCCATCCACGTGACCAGCGGTGCCGATCAGTCGTGA
- a CDS encoding NAD(P)/FAD-dependent oxidoreductase encodes MTEQLDAVVVGSGPNGLAAAITLAARGHSVTVLEASETPGGSARSGELTVPGLVHDLYSATHPFGAASPFFGSLPLAEHGLRWAYPEIDLAHPMHDGTAAVMVRDLDETCRGLGADGPRWRQVFGPLLPGFDELAGDVLGPVLRWPDHPLLMARFGARAALPAAVLAGAFTTPGARALWAGSAAHVFQPLSRPMTSSVGVMLTAACHVHGWPVAIGGSVAISNALVSLLESLGGTVVTGHSVRSRADLPASRVVMLDTAPGAAAEMFGGELPRRTNRAYRRFRHGPAAYKVDLAVRGGVPWAAEEVTRAGFAHVGGSFEEIAHAEREVAAGRMPARPFVLVAQQYLADPSRSVGDVDPIYAYAHVPAGWRGDVEAIVIDQIERFAPGLRDRIVASCTMDPGGLATANANNVAGDIAGGANNPMQLLGRPRLSLDPYATGLPGVYLCSASTPPGAGVHGMCGHQSARRAAAWLEAND; translated from the coding sequence GTGACCGAACAGCTTGACGCCGTTGTTGTCGGCTCGGGTCCCAACGGCCTCGCGGCTGCGATCACGCTGGCCGCCCGCGGTCACTCGGTGACGGTGCTCGAGGCCTCGGAGACCCCGGGCGGCAGTGCCCGCAGCGGTGAGCTCACGGTGCCCGGCCTCGTCCACGACCTGTACTCGGCGACCCATCCGTTCGGAGCCGCGTCACCCTTCTTCGGATCCCTGCCCCTGGCCGAACATGGCCTTCGGTGGGCATACCCCGAGATCGATCTGGCACACCCGATGCACGACGGCACCGCGGCGGTGATGGTGCGGGATCTCGACGAGACATGTCGGGGCCTGGGCGCGGATGGCCCTCGATGGCGCCAGGTGTTCGGACCGCTGCTGCCGGGCTTCGATGAGCTTGCCGGCGATGTGCTCGGCCCGGTCCTGCGATGGCCCGACCATCCGCTGTTGATGGCACGCTTCGGTGCCCGTGCCGCACTGCCGGCCGCAGTGCTGGCCGGGGCATTCACCACCCCCGGTGCACGAGCACTGTGGGCCGGATCGGCGGCGCATGTGTTCCAACCGCTGTCCCGGCCCATGACCTCGTCGGTCGGGGTAATGCTGACTGCGGCATGTCATGTCCACGGATGGCCCGTGGCGATAGGTGGCTCGGTGGCGATCAGCAACGCGCTCGTCTCACTGCTGGAGTCACTGGGCGGCACGGTGGTGACCGGGCATTCGGTCCGCTCGCGCGCCGATCTGCCGGCCAGTCGGGTCGTGATGCTGGACACGGCCCCGGGCGCTGCTGCGGAGATGTTCGGCGGGGAGCTCCCTCGCCGCACCAACCGCGCATATCGCAGGTTCCGGCACGGCCCTGCGGCATACAAGGTCGACCTGGCGGTTCGCGGAGGGGTGCCCTGGGCGGCCGAGGAAGTGACCCGGGCCGGTTTCGCCCACGTCGGTGGCTCCTTCGAGGAGATCGCCCACGCCGAGCGTGAGGTGGCAGCGGGGAGGATGCCGGCCCGTCCTTTCGTTCTGGTTGCCCAGCAGTATCTGGCTGACCCCTCGAGGTCGGTGGGCGATGTGGATCCGATCTACGCGTACGCGCATGTTCCTGCCGGTTGGAGGGGAGACGTGGAGGCGATCGTGATCGATCAGATCGAGCGGTTCGCCCCGGGGCTGCGTGACCGCATCGTGGCGTCGTGCACCATGGACCCGGGCGGACTTGCGACGGCCAACGCCAACAACGTCGCTGGCGACATCGCAGGTGGCGCCAACAACCCCATGCAGTTGCTCGGTCGGCCTCGGCTGTCGCTCGATCCGTACGCCACGGGTCTGCCGGGGGTCTACCTCTGTTCGGCCTCCACGCCGCCGGGCGCCGGTGTGCACGGCATGTGCGGGCACCAATCGGCAAGGCGGGCGGCGGCCTGGCTGGAAGCGAACGACTGA
- a CDS encoding acyl-CoA dehydrogenase, translating to MDFEHSERAQIVMEQVGAFIQRRVLPNEQTYQEQLVHTDDWTRWRIPPIVEELKAEARDLGLWNLFLPDEEHGAGLDNRDYAPVAELMGRSFLAPEVFNCAAPDTGNAEVLARYGSDLHKEQCLLPLLAGEIRSGFSMTEPAVASSDATNMKATAELDGDEVVLNGQKWWTSGAGDPRCRFLIFMGVTDPDADRHQRHSMVVVPIDSPGVKILRMIPVFGHLGEPHGHAEILFENVRLPIESIIAGPGRGFEIAQGRLGPGRIHHCMRIIGAAERSLERLCERAMDRVAFGKPLVNLGANRDIIADSRMAIDQARLLTLRAAWELDTSGVLGALVSISAIKVVAPNVLQQVVDATIQIHGGEGVADPELSYLMGMARALRLADGPDEVHRAMVARLEVGKYR from the coding sequence ATGGATTTCGAACACTCCGAACGGGCGCAGATCGTGATGGAGCAGGTCGGAGCCTTCATCCAACGGCGGGTTCTGCCCAATGAGCAGACGTACCAGGAGCAGTTGGTGCACACCGACGACTGGACTCGATGGCGGATCCCCCCGATCGTCGAGGAGTTGAAGGCGGAGGCCCGGGATCTGGGGCTCTGGAATCTGTTCCTACCCGATGAGGAACACGGCGCCGGGCTCGACAACCGCGACTACGCGCCAGTGGCCGAACTGATGGGGCGCAGCTTCCTCGCTCCGGAGGTCTTCAATTGCGCAGCACCCGACACGGGCAACGCCGAGGTGCTCGCCCGCTACGGCTCCGATCTCCACAAGGAGCAGTGTCTACTACCCCTCCTCGCGGGCGAGATCCGTTCGGGATTCTCCATGACAGAGCCCGCAGTTGCGTCCAGCGACGCCACCAACATGAAGGCGACGGCCGAATTGGACGGCGACGAGGTCGTACTCAACGGGCAGAAGTGGTGGACGAGTGGTGCCGGCGATCCACGGTGCCGCTTCCTGATCTTCATGGGTGTGACCGATCCCGATGCCGATCGACACCAGCGCCACTCGATGGTGGTCGTCCCCATCGACAGTCCGGGGGTGAAGATCCTGCGGATGATCCCGGTGTTCGGGCACCTCGGTGAGCCCCACGGCCATGCCGAGATCCTGTTCGAGAACGTGCGTCTGCCGATCGAGAGCATCATCGCCGGGCCCGGCCGGGGCTTCGAGATAGCGCAGGGCCGTCTGGGTCCGGGTCGGATCCATCACTGCATGCGGATCATCGGCGCCGCGGAGCGGTCACTCGAACGCCTCTGCGAACGCGCGATGGATCGGGTCGCGTTCGGCAAGCCGCTGGTCAACCTGGGAGCCAACCGCGACATCATCGCCGACAGTCGAATGGCGATCGACCAGGCAAGGCTGCTCACGCTGCGGGCCGCCTGGGAGCTGGACACCTCCGGAGTGCTCGGCGCACTGGTGTCCATCTCGGCCATCAAGGTAGTCGCTCCCAACGTCCTGCAGCAGGTGGTCGACGCCACCATCCAGATACACGGGGGCGAGGGAGTCGCCGACCCCGAGCTCAGCTACCTGATGGGCATGGCCCGGGCATTGCGACTGGCGGATGGTCCCGACGAGGTCCATCGAGCGATGGTCGCCAGGCTGGAGGTCGGCAAGTACCGCTAG
- a CDS encoding APC family permease codes for MGKEPTASRGLRRALGPGVLTVLVVGDILGAGIYVLVGEVAAEVGGLLWVPFLMAFALAGLTASSYVELVTAHPHAAGTSRYVEVAFNRPAFTFVVGFVVAASAMTTAAAVSRAVGGQYLVAFGDLPTVPVALATVVLLSLVVWVGIAESSRANVVMTAVEVGGLLVVIAAGIGGLVDGTSEPSRLLEGGGSESGVFAFLGVTALAFFAYLGFEDAVHLAEEVKKPRRSFPIALFAGLAVVGILYLAVTLSAGSIVEPAELGRSETPLLAAIETGPVPISAEVFALIATTAVANTALLALTTASRQVYGLAEQGAAPAALARIGRRQTPTVAIVAVSAVVAVLVATGGVRELADTTVALLLAVFATVNVTVLVLRRRTTEAQETEAPFRTPSTAAVLGALGSSALLVNSLVVGGLGLLLRLASLLGLALLLYLITRRRIG; via the coding sequence ATGGGGAAGGAGCCGACCGCTTCTCGGGGCTTGCGGCGGGCGCTGGGACCCGGCGTACTGACGGTCCTGGTGGTGGGCGACATCCTCGGTGCCGGGATATACGTACTGGTCGGAGAGGTCGCTGCTGAGGTTGGCGGGCTTCTCTGGGTGCCCTTTCTGATGGCGTTCGCTCTAGCCGGGCTCACTGCCTCGTCCTACGTCGAGCTCGTGACGGCGCACCCACACGCTGCGGGAACCTCACGCTACGTGGAGGTTGCGTTCAACCGACCGGCGTTCACCTTTGTGGTCGGATTCGTCGTGGCCGCTTCTGCCATGACGACCGCTGCGGCCGTGTCCCGAGCAGTGGGTGGCCAGTACCTGGTCGCGTTCGGTGACCTGCCGACCGTCCCGGTTGCGCTTGCCACGGTTGTGCTCCTCTCGCTCGTGGTGTGGGTGGGAATAGCCGAGTCGTCGCGGGCCAACGTCGTGATGACAGCGGTCGAGGTTGGCGGACTGCTGGTGGTCATAGCGGCCGGCATCGGTGGCTTGGTCGACGGCACATCAGAGCCTTCGCGTCTGCTCGAAGGAGGCGGGTCCGAGTCTGGCGTCTTCGCCTTCCTCGGGGTCACTGCGCTCGCCTTCTTCGCCTACCTGGGATTCGAGGACGCTGTCCACCTCGCCGAGGAAGTCAAGAAGCCCCGACGCTCGTTTCCCATCGCCCTGTTCGCGGGACTGGCCGTGGTCGGGATTCTGTACCTGGCGGTGACTCTCTCGGCGGGATCGATCGTCGAGCCTGCCGAGCTTGGCCGATCCGAGACGCCCCTGCTGGCTGCGATCGAGACCGGACCCGTGCCCATCAGCGCGGAGGTGTTCGCGTTGATCGCCACCACCGCCGTGGCCAACACCGCGCTGCTGGCGCTCACGACTGCCTCGCGCCAGGTCTACGGCTTGGCCGAGCAGGGTGCCGCGCCGGCAGCGCTGGCCCGGATCGGACGGCGACAGACTCCCACCGTGGCGATCGTGGCTGTCAGCGCGGTGGTCGCAGTTCTGGTGGCCACGGGGGGAGTGCGTGAGTTGGCCGACACGACCGTTGCCCTGTTGCTGGCGGTGTTCGCGACCGTGAACGTCACGGTGCTGGTCCTTCGTCGCAGAACTACGGAGGCACAGGAGACCGAGGCGCCGTTCAGGACTCCGAGCACCGCCGCGGTGCTCGGTGCCCTCGGTAGCTCCGCGCTGCTCGTGAACTCACTCGTGGTCGGAGGGCTCGGCCTTCTGTTGCGGCTGGCCTCGCTGCTGGGCCTGGCGCTGCTGCTCTATCTGATCACCCGTCGACGGATCGGCTAG
- a CDS encoding DUF4389 domain-containing protein, translating to MASDEQSRVQPPSSQGQPLPDQGHKRSVPVGWIILVVAGAIVSLFSFAPLAGGAFLLWADSTQKDADGFFVTPAERIETTSYAVTSDELDFGADPTADQTAFELGDVVTVRMDAESTTESAIFVGIGPRREVDEYLGDVSRAIITDMSVDPFSVDYDYEGAGAPSGPPGDEDFWVAAAEGNGEQSLEWEPSSGKWSVVVMNADGAEGVSADVAVGAKSPWVFTGGLIATILGGIGVLIGAVLLVVGVIGLATRSQIELGGRPHTGPIVSLEASLDEPVSRWLWLVKWLLLIPHFIVLFVLWIAFAVVTFIAFWAILFTARYPRSLFDFNLGVLRWTWRVVYYGYGALGTDKYPPFTLGPDPDYPATYSVEYPERLSRGLVLVKWWLLAIPHYIVLGVFTGTTIATATGEVSIPGLLSILVFFVAVVLLFVGRYPRGMYGLVMGINRWIYRVIPYVALMRDEYPPFRLDQGEQEPTEARD from the coding sequence ATGGCCAGCGACGAGCAGTCCCGTGTCCAACCACCGAGCTCCCAGGGGCAGCCGCTCCCGGATCAAGGGCACAAGAGGTCGGTACCGGTCGGATGGATAATCCTGGTGGTTGCCGGCGCGATCGTCTCGCTGTTCTCCTTCGCACCACTGGCGGGGGGTGCGTTCCTCCTGTGGGCCGACTCCACCCAGAAGGATGCCGATGGCTTCTTCGTAACCCCCGCGGAACGGATCGAGACGACCTCCTATGCCGTTACGTCCGACGAGCTGGACTTCGGAGCTGACCCGACGGCGGACCAGACCGCGTTCGAGCTGGGCGATGTGGTGACCGTGCGCATGGACGCCGAGAGCACCACCGAGTCGGCGATCTTCGTCGGCATCGGACCCCGTCGCGAGGTGGACGAGTACCTCGGTGATGTCTCCCGGGCGATCATCACGGACATGAGCGTCGACCCGTTCTCGGTCGACTACGACTACGAGGGGGCCGGCGCTCCTTCGGGGCCGCCGGGTGATGAGGACTTCTGGGTGGCCGCCGCCGAGGGCAACGGCGAACAGAGCCTCGAGTGGGAGCCGAGCAGCGGCAAGTGGTCGGTGGTGGTGATGAACGCGGACGGCGCCGAGGGCGTGAGCGCGGACGTCGCGGTCGGGGCCAAGTCTCCCTGGGTCTTCACCGGTGGCCTCATCGCGACGATCCTCGGCGGTATCGGGGTGCTGATCGGCGCCGTGCTGCTTGTGGTGGGGGTCATCGGACTCGCCACCCGCTCGCAGATCGAACTGGGCGGCCGGCCACACACGGGTCCGATCGTCTCATTGGAGGCCAGCCTCGACGAACCTGTCAGCCGCTGGCTGTGGCTGGTCAAGTGGCTGCTGCTCATCCCGCACTTCATCGTGTTGTTCGTCCTCTGGATCGCCTTCGCCGTGGTCACCTTCATCGCCTTCTGGGCCATCCTGTTCACCGCCAGGTACCCGCGGTCGCTGTTCGACTTCAACCTCGGCGTTCTGCGTTGGACCTGGCGGGTGGTCTACTACGGCTACGGCGCTCTTGGTACCGACAAGTACCCACCGTTCACCCTGGGGCCCGATCCGGACTACCCCGCCACGTATTCCGTTGAGTACCCCGAACGGCTCAGCCGTGGGCTGGTCCTCGTCAAGTGGTGGCTGCTGGCCATCCCCCACTACATCGTGTTGGGGGTGTTCACAGGGACCACGATCGCGACCGCGACCGGGGAGGTCTCCATCCCGGGACTGCTGTCGATCCTGGTGTTCTTCGTGGCAGTCGTGCTGCTGTTCGTGGGCCGCTACCCACGGGGGATGTACGGCCTGGTGATGGGAATCAACCGCTGGATCTACAGGGTGATCCCATATGTGGCCCTCATGCGCGACGAGTACCCGCCCTTCCGGCTCGACCAGGGCGAGCAGGAACCGACCGAAGCGCGCGACTGA
- a CDS encoding N-6 DNA methylase, translating to MSRVKWEAVAERVDEHSYMQGAQRTAERVALTAEIFTPTDLVIEMLQRLPIQLLRPGQTVLDPACGDGQFLVAAKWLKVIHFGATEADALGDLYGIDIMRDNVDLCRARLGGATIVMGDALHPSVRLDGQTHDEHQLMKALFATEATQTALFD from the coding sequence ATGTCGAGAGTCAAGTGGGAAGCGGTCGCTGAGCGTGTCGATGAGCACTCCTACATGCAGGGAGCTCAGCGCACCGCCGAACGAGTGGCTCTCACCGCGGAGATCTTCACCCCGACCGATCTCGTTATCGAGATGCTGCAACGCCTGCCGATTCAGCTGCTCAGGCCGGGCCAGACCGTGCTCGACCCGGCGTGCGGCGACGGGCAGTTCCTGGTGGCTGCCAAGTGGCTGAAGGTCATCCACTTCGGAGCCACCGAAGCGGACGCGCTGGGTGACCTCTACGGAATCGACATCATGCGCGACAACGTGGACCTCTGCCGGGCACGGCTCGGGGGCGCGACGATTGTCATGGGGGATGCGCTTCATCCCAGCGTGCGTCTCGACGGACAGACCCACGACGAGCACCAACTGATGAAGGCCCTGTTCGCGACCGAGGCCACCCAGACAGCGCTGTTCGACTGA
- a CDS encoding family 43 glycosylhydrolase has translation MLCLGLLLAPPAVADDSAYPGQRKPTEGFGGTVNKPDKVTELNLKKAIDSGAPIVPGAFADPFLLEETDGNYVYATNTASANIPVLRISRDGEKAEYLGDAMPDLPSWTKKGFQWAPATWARPDGTFVLYYSTPAPGSDRQCISAATSDSPTGPFTDNSTTPMICPLAKGGAIDPSPFLDEDGNPFLLWKADGNCCDLTTTIYMQPLSADGLSTDGDATKLISDTQDWEKGIVEAPSMVKDGSHWWLFYSGNDWNTGDYAIGIARCSSQTGPCEKPLDRAWQTSAEDAVGPGGQQFFNHSSGLRMVHHGWLPGEVDTADSTRRLFLDEIVFDDSGLPQRHDASVSDSDAEKGSWVWFAGAAVAVLLAVGVTLAIRRSPSTLDAKP, from the coding sequence ATGCTATGCCTCGGTTTGCTGCTGGCTCCGCCGGCGGTCGCCGACGACAGCGCCTATCCCGGCCAACGCAAGCCCACCGAGGGATTCGGCGGCACCGTCAACAAACCGGACAAGGTCACCGAGCTGAACCTTAAGAAGGCCATCGACAGTGGAGCACCGATCGTGCCCGGCGCGTTCGCGGATCCGTTCCTCCTGGAGGAAACCGACGGGAACTACGTGTACGCGACCAACACCGCATCCGCGAACATCCCGGTGCTCAGGATCTCCCGCGACGGCGAGAAGGCCGAGTACCTGGGCGACGCGATGCCGGACCTCCCGTCGTGGACGAAGAAGGGCTTCCAGTGGGCGCCTGCCACGTGGGCCAGACCCGACGGCACCTTCGTGCTCTACTACTCCACCCCGGCTCCCGGATCAGACAGGCAGTGCATCTCTGCGGCCACCTCGGACAGCCCCACAGGACCGTTCACCGACAACTCGACAACACCGATGATCTGCCCGCTCGCCAAGGGTGGGGCCATCGACCCAAGTCCGTTCCTGGACGAGGACGGCAATCCATTCCTACTGTGGAAGGCCGACGGCAACTGCTGTGACCTCACCACGACGATCTACATGCAGCCCCTGTCCGCCGACGGACTCTCGACCGACGGTGACGCCACGAAGCTGATCTCGGACACCCAGGACTGGGAGAAGGGAATCGTCGAGGCTCCCTCGATGGTCAAGGACGGCTCCCACTGGTGGCTCTTCTACTCGGGCAACGACTGGAACACCGGGGACTATGCGATCGGCATCGCGCGCTGCTCGTCGCAGACTGGACCGTGCGAGAAGCCGCTCGACCGGGCATGGCAGACCTCTGCCGAAGATGCCGTGGGCCCGGGTGGCCAACAGTTCTTCAACCACTCCTCTGGCCTCCGCATGGTCCACCACGGCTGGCTGCCGGGTGAGGTGGACACAGCGGACTCGACGCGTCGGCTGTTCCTCGACGAAATCGTGTTCGACGACTCGGGCCTGCCGCAACGCCATGACGCATCCGTGAGCGACTCCGATGCCGAGAAGGGGAGTTGGGTGTGGTTCGCCGGAGCTGCTGTGGCAGTGCTGTTGGCCGTCGGGGTGACTCTGGCCATCAGGAGAAGCCCCTCCACCCTCGACGCGAAGCCCTAG
- a CDS encoding DUF503 domain-containing protein produces the protein MAADMWQRRVRYGWQIHVLALEIDIRIPLAASLKDRRQVVRSLLDRARSRLNISAAEVGAQESHQRAVLGFAAVSSSAAEVEDVMDRVESLVWSCPDLEVVSADRSWLE, from the coding sequence GTGGCTGCAGACATGTGGCAACGCCGGGTTCGGTACGGTTGGCAGATCCACGTGCTCGCGCTCGAGATCGACATCCGGATTCCGCTCGCGGCGTCGCTGAAGGACCGCCGCCAGGTCGTTCGTTCGCTACTCGACCGGGCGCGGTCGCGGTTAAACATCTCGGCTGCCGAGGTCGGCGCCCAGGAGTCACACCAGCGCGCGGTGCTCGGCTTCGCTGCGGTCTCGTCGTCCGCCGCCGAGGTCGAGGACGTGATGGATCGGGTGGAATCGCTCGTGTGGTCGTGCCCCGACCTCGAGGTCGTGTCGGCCGACCGGTCCTGGTTGGAGTGA
- a CDS encoding PPOX class F420-dependent oxidoreductase, with protein MSLGEEKYISLTTFTRDGRPKPTPVWIARLGDGKYGFTTDETSWKAKRIRNSAKVLVQPSNMRGVAKPGTKPLEATAEVVTGAAYQAVSRSIAAKYGWQYSMTGMRKKVRKLFGKDVASDCGIVITTGD; from the coding sequence ATGAGCCTCGGCGAAGAGAAGTACATCAGCCTCACCACCTTCACCCGCGATGGGCGGCCCAAGCCCACGCCTGTGTGGATCGCCCGGCTCGGTGACGGTAAGTACGGCTTCACCACCGACGAGACCAGTTGGAAGGCGAAACGGATCCGCAACAGCGCCAAGGTGCTGGTGCAGCCGTCCAACATGCGCGGGGTGGCGAAGCCTGGCACGAAGCCGTTGGAGGCGACCGCTGAGGTCGTCACGGGAGCCGCCTACCAGGCCGTGAGCAGGAGCATCGCCGCGAAGTACGGATGGCAGTACTCGATGACCGGCATGCGCAAGAAGGTCCGGAAGCTGTTCGGCAAGGACGTGGCATCGGACTGCGGGATCGTCATCACGACCGGGGACTGA